The following DNA comes from Phytohabitans rumicis.
CGCCACGGCGGCACGACGCAGCGGCGGGCGGCCCGGTTGGCCACCGCGCTGCCGTGGTCGCGCCGCACGATGTGCAGGCACAGGTCGATGCCGGCGGCCACCCCGGCCGAGGTCAGCACGTCGCCGTCGTCGATGAAGAGCACGTCGGGGTCGAGCTTGACCCGCGGGAACAGCGCCCGGAACCGTTCCGCGTGCGCCCAGTGCGTCGTCGCCGGCCGGTCGTCCAGCAGGCCGGCCGCGGCCAGCACGAACGCGCCGGTGCAGATCGACACGACCCGGGCGCCGCGCTCGTGCGCGGCCACGAGGGCCGCGGCCACCGCCGGATCGAGGACGCCGTCGGTCAGTGGCGGTCCAGAGTGGATTCCGGGTACGACAACGGTGTCCGCCTCTTCGGTGAGCTCCAACCCGTGGTCGGGCAGGACCGTGAACCGGGCCGCGCTGCGTACCGGCCCACCGGTGGGCGTGCAGGTGTCCACCGCGTACCGCCGGACGTTGGACCCGTCCCGCGCGGCACCGAAGACCTGCGCCGGCGTGCCCAGATCCAGCCCGACAACCCCGTCAAGGGCCAGCACAGCCACCTGGTGACGCTTCATGGCCTGATTATTGCGCATGTTGGCTTGCGGGCCACTCGCCACGGCGTACCCCTTGATCCACACTCGGACGGTGACCCGCCGTCTCCACCCCGCCTGGCTCGTCGCCGTCGTGGCCTTTGTCGCGCTCGTCGGGGCGGCCGGCTTCCGCGCCACCCCGTCGGTGCTGCTGCATCCGCTGCACGCGGAGTTCCGGTGGCCGCTGGCCACCATCTCCGCCGCGGTGTCGGTCAACCTCATCCTGTACGGCCTCACGGCGCCCTTCGCGGCGGCGCTGATGGAACGGTTCGGCATGCGGCGGGTGGTGTCCGGCGCGCTGCTGCTGGTCGCCGCGGGCAGCGGGCTGACCGTCTTCATGAACGCGAGCTGGCAGCTCATCCTGTGCTGGGGCGTGCTGGTCGGGCTGGGCACCGGCTCGATGGCGCTGGCGTTCGTGGCGACCGTGACCGGGCGCTGGTTCGTGCGCCGGCGCGGGCTGGTGACCGGCGTGCTCACCGCCGGCGGGGCGGCCGGGCAACTGGTCTTCCTGCCGCTGCTGGCGACCGTCGTGCAGGCCAGCGGGTGGCGCACGGCCGCGCTCATCGTGGCCGGGTCGGCGCTGGCCGTCGTACCCCTGGTGGTGTGGCGCCTGCGCGATCACCCGGCGGACCTGGGGGTGACCGC
Coding sequences within:
- a CDS encoding GlxA family transcriptional regulator, encoding MRNNQAMKRHQVAVLALDGVVGLDLGTPAQVFGAARDGSNVRRYAVDTCTPTGGPVRSAARFTVLPDHGLELTEEADTVVVPGIHSGPPLTDGVLDPAVAAALVAAHERGARVVSICTGAFVLAAAGLLDDRPATTHWAHAERFRALFPRVKLDPDVLFIDDGDVLTSAGVAAGIDLCLHIVRRDHGSAVANRAARRCVVPPWREGGQAQYTEHPVPASGTTGTAPTREWALHRLGEPLTLGAMAAHARMSVRTFTRRFREETGASPARWLLQHRTDRARLLLETTDLGVDQVARQAGFGTAAALRQQFQAAIGVAPTAYRRTFRGHPPARNRV